A genomic region of Thermotoga sp. Ku-13t contains the following coding sequences:
- a CDS encoding gamma-glutamyl-gamma-aminobutyrate hydrolase family protein, with protein sequence MRPIVGITCSMDEESIRLNTSYFRAIEEAGGLPILVAILQTPESLSQLSELLDGILFSGGVDIDPKHYNEEPLPNLGQITPDRDELEISLCRIFYEKNKPIFGICRGAQLINVALGGTLYQDIKTQLSNVLKHQQDAPAHAPTHKVFIEKDSILFSIVRTEILPVNSFHHQAVKDVAPVLKITARASDGVIEAVESNDDRFILGVQWHPERMFNHYREHFDLFRRFVEECARRRKRG encoded by the coding sequence GTGCGGCCAATCGTAGGTATCACCTGCTCCATGGATGAAGAATCGATCAGGTTGAATACGAGCTATTTTCGGGCGATCGAGGAAGCCGGCGGTTTGCCCATCCTCGTAGCAATTCTGCAAACACCTGAAAGCCTTTCTCAGCTGAGCGAACTGCTGGACGGTATTCTCTTCTCTGGTGGTGTCGATATCGATCCAAAACATTACAACGAAGAGCCTCTGCCGAACCTCGGACAGATAACACCCGACAGGGACGAGTTAGAGATATCTCTCTGCAGGATCTTCTACGAAAAGAACAAGCCGATTTTTGGTATCTGCAGGGGTGCTCAGCTGATCAATGTCGCGCTCGGCGGTACGCTGTATCAGGACATAAAAACACAGCTGAGCAACGTATTGAAACACCAGCAGGATGCTCCAGCCCATGCTCCAACCCACAAGGTCTTCATCGAAAAAGACAGTATCCTGTTCTCCATCGTGAGAACGGAAATCTTGCCGGTGAACAGCTTCCACCACCAGGCCGTGAAGGATGTAGCACCAGTGTTGAAGATCACCGCACGCGCCAGCGATGGCGTCATCGAGGCGGTGGAGTCGAACGACGACAGGTTCATTCTCGGAGTTCAGTGGCATCCTGAAAGGATGTTCAACCATTACAGGGAACATTTCGATCTGTTCAGGCGCTTCGTTGAAGAGTGCGCGAGAAGGAGGAAGAGAGGATGA
- a CDS encoding ABC transporter ATP-binding protein produces MARIVLENITKKFGKVTALDGVNLQIEEGEFVVLLGPSGSGKTTLMYLIAGIYKPTSGRILFNDEDVTNLPPKERNVGLVFQNWALYPHMKVFENIAFPLTLKKLDRKTIQERVLQVASMLKIDSLLDRYPWQLSGGQQQRVAIARALVKQPQILLFDEPLSNLDALLRISVRTELKRLQKDLNITSVYVTHDQAEALAIADRIAVINNGKLVQVGTPDEIYYRPKHTFVASFVGNPPANLLKVEHDGKTFLMEGRAIEAPSVLLEKFSSKKLIVGFRPEKGLLLDRAIPNALCVEVQIYEVESMGREQIVTVSIEQTMVKVLRPSEEKFHIGQKLYLCVEVKDLILFDFDTNEALNLS; encoded by the coding sequence TTGGCACGCATTGTGCTCGAAAACATCACCAAGAAGTTCGGCAAGGTGACCGCGCTCGATGGGGTGAACCTTCAGATAGAAGAAGGTGAGTTCGTCGTGCTGCTCGGTCCTTCGGGCAGCGGTAAAACCACGCTGATGTATCTGATCGCAGGCATCTACAAACCCACCTCGGGTCGCATCCTGTTCAACGATGAGGACGTCACGAACCTGCCACCGAAGGAAAGAAACGTTGGGCTGGTGTTTCAAAACTGGGCGCTCTATCCGCACATGAAAGTGTTCGAGAACATAGCCTTTCCTTTGACTCTGAAAAAACTCGACAGGAAAACGATCCAGGAAAGGGTCCTTCAAGTCGCCAGCATGCTGAAGATCGATTCTTTGCTTGACAGATACCCCTGGCAACTGAGTGGGGGTCAGCAACAGCGTGTGGCGATAGCGAGGGCACTGGTGAAGCAACCTCAAATCTTACTCTTCGATGAGCCTCTGAGCAACCTCGATGCGCTGTTGAGAATCAGTGTGAGAACAGAACTGAAAAGGCTGCAGAAAGATCTGAACATCACCTCCGTTTACGTGACGCACGACCAGGCAGAAGCCTTGGCCATCGCAGATAGGATCGCGGTGATAAACAACGGCAAGCTCGTTCAGGTCGGCACCCCCGACGAGATCTACTACAGGCCGAAGCACACCTTCGTTGCGAGTTTCGTTGGAAATCCACCCGCCAACCTTCTGAAGGTTGAGCACGACGGCAAGACGTTCCTTATGGAAGGCAGAGCCATTGAAGCGCCGTCGGTTTTGCTGGAGAAATTTTCAAGCAAGAAACTCATCGTCGGTTTCAGACCGGAAAAGGGGCTTTTGCTCGATCGTGCGATACCGAACGCCCTGTGCGTTGAGGTTCAAATTTACGAAGTGGAATCCATGGGTAGGGAACAGATCGTGACCGTCTCAATCGAGCAGACGATGGTGAAGGTGCTCAGACCTTCCGAAGAGAAGTTCCACATTGGTCAGAAACTTTATCTGTGCGTCGAGGTGAAAGATTTGATACTCTTCGATTTCGATACCAACGAAGCGCTCAATTTGAGTTAG
- a CDS encoding carbohydrate ABC transporter permease codes for MSLTDVEVRSKGRQVLYSIVLIALSVPVLTAFFMLILSSFANQMVTNFDFSKVTFTLRNWKLLFQGRIAITGGLRENVFLYLLNTAIVALGVALVTTLVGTLSGYAISRIKFRGRKFILLTMLMLHALPGSILIVGVYFLYRIWMPTNLNALRYFSFFYVIVARAALEVPLSVWLMKGFFDLLPWEIEWSALVDGASRFKTWAKIMMPLIKPGVVAILIFGFLAGWQDIIYVRTFLIDKTLATFIESNLEAEMAYMPLLAAAATLYLLPTIFFYISSQQLLFKVYAGGIRR; via the coding sequence ATGAGCCTTACGGATGTAGAAGTCCGAAGCAAAGGCAGGCAGGTCCTTTACTCGATCGTTCTGATAGCCCTGTCTGTTCCGGTTCTGACGGCTTTCTTCATGCTGATCCTTTCGAGCTTCGCAAACCAGATGGTGACGAACTTCGATTTCTCGAAGGTTACTTTTACGTTGAGAAATTGGAAATTGCTCTTTCAGGGCAGGATCGCTATCACGGGCGGATTGAGGGAAAACGTTTTTCTCTATTTACTGAACACAGCAATAGTTGCACTCGGTGTGGCGCTCGTCACAACCCTGGTAGGGACGCTCTCTGGCTATGCCATCTCCAGAATAAAGTTCAGAGGCAGAAAATTCATTCTGCTTACCATGCTCATGTTGCACGCACTGCCCGGTTCAATACTCATCGTGGGCGTTTACTTTCTTTACAGAATCTGGATGCCGACGAATCTCAACGCGCTGAGGTACTTTTCCTTTTTCTACGTGATAGTGGCGCGTGCCGCGCTCGAAGTTCCTCTCTCAGTCTGGCTCATGAAAGGTTTTTTCGATCTGCTACCCTGGGAGATAGAATGGTCCGCCCTCGTCGATGGAGCATCGAGGTTCAAGACCTGGGCAAAGATCATGATGCCCCTCATAAAACCCGGTGTGGTGGCCATACTGATCTTTGGATTTCTCGCCGGCTGGCAGGACATCATCTACGTGCGAACCTTTCTCATAGATAAAACGCTCGCGACTTTCATAGAATCCAACCTTGAAGCCGAGATGGCGTACATGCCGCTGCTGGCAGCCGCGGCAACGCTGTACCTTTTGCCGACGATTTTCTTCTACATAAGTTCTCAGCAGCTGCTGTTCAAAGTCTACGCCGGTGGCATCAGGAGGTGA
- a CDS encoding sugar ABC transporter permease has translation MKGKFSRKWELWAFLAPALIVVVVFYVVPLILTVYTSFTPLRNWNIQRYATRLVGLYNYQKLFHAIANDPSVRAVFLTTAVFVLCTLIVNVLGGLILALLTFFVDKKTNSIASTIWLLPRMSPIAVYGLVWYYFFHGSGVGTLNSIFLKLGLIDRPIAWGQEFIPYGPWSVIIFVNGLVGVSFGMIVLSSAIKSIPGEFVIAARVDGATDWQICRKVLIPQIKWHIMYVTTWQLLSLLTSYAHTYLLVSWRLVNKSYGTPWALYVYDLAFTGVFDQGLAAAAGTLLVLVGGLLGLMTLRILGFGKLMVEPRGDI, from the coding sequence ATGAAAGGAAAGTTTTCGAGAAAGTGGGAGCTGTGGGCCTTCCTGGCCCCGGCTCTCATTGTTGTCGTTGTGTTCTACGTTGTCCCACTGATCCTGACGGTCTACACCAGCTTCACGCCGCTCAGAAACTGGAACATACAGCGCTACGCGACGAGACTGGTGGGCCTTTACAATTACCAGAAACTGTTCCACGCCATCGCGAACGATCCATCGGTGAGAGCCGTCTTTCTGACGACGGCCGTGTTCGTTCTCTGCACCCTGATTGTGAACGTGCTCGGTGGCCTGATACTCGCCTTGCTCACCTTCTTCGTGGATAAGAAAACAAATTCCATAGCGAGTACCATATGGCTTCTACCCAGGATGTCCCCCATCGCTGTTTATGGTTTGGTCTGGTATTACTTCTTCCACGGTAGTGGTGTTGGAACGCTGAATTCGATTTTTTTGAAGCTTGGTTTGATCGACAGACCCATCGCCTGGGGTCAGGAATTCATCCCCTACGGTCCCTGGAGTGTGATCATATTCGTTAATGGTCTGGTAGGTGTGAGCTTCGGGATGATCGTGCTCTCGTCGGCGATCAAAAGTATCCCCGGTGAGTTCGTCATCGCCGCGAGAGTGGATGGTGCTACAGATTGGCAGATCTGCAGGAAGGTGCTGATACCCCAGATAAAGTGGCACATCATGTACGTCACAACCTGGCAGCTTTTGAGCCTGCTAACTTCTTACGCACACACCTATCTGCTGGTGAGCTGGAGGCTGGTGAACAAATCTTACGGAACACCCTGGGCACTCTACGTGTACGATCTCGCTTTCACGGGTGTGTTCGACCAGGGGCTGGCAGCCGCGGCGGGGACTCTGCTGGTGCTGGTTGGAGGACTGCTCGGTTTGATGACTTTGAGGATCCTTGGTTTTGGAAAACTCATGGTGGAGCCGCGTGGTGATATCTGA
- a CDS encoding extracellular solute-binding protein — translation MRRWLLVALLGVTLLLFAGIEDSIVQVGRTLEKNGVNEVRYAVWGTGDPNSVLRVLGIVEAARRINEIWAKNGINVKVTIRETRYELDFTQMYQEFLSKQPLGTAGDFLVNSYVYIAPLAEEGYLLDLTSYLEKHKELLNNFFASHIEVAKYKGRIYGLPQDTEARPFYIRKDIAAKVGLDLQGLDEKVLKGEFTWFDVYEWAKKAVQTGASEWGLIHRRGSAHPDLMQFILAFGSKLYDPADGKLVFDKEAIYKWLTIEWTFAREKLLPSDMMAWDWAKQVHPAIVDGKTLFDIGGTWYWTEWQTKDYYTDPKTGQMRGLKPEEVEQWFYYTLFPAGEPGKKPVTLSQPFMWMVSSKAGAQNPKYSALKSVYDELAFLIVAKASDPDINAIHSIISAHLPVGKPSAELLASKEWLDKLYNLQIDLDPGVKEKIAGIVKATVNPINAAFLSKVSYMLEYTNFPPVHPMYAKLSAIFAEVVDYVLRGQMDPAKAIDYAIGKINADLDLKAGVKIINDIPKDWRFGGK, via the coding sequence GTGAGAAGGTGGCTTCTGGTTGCACTGCTCGGCGTGACGCTTCTACTCTTTGCAGGTATCGAGGACAGCATCGTTCAGGTGGGTCGCACGCTCGAAAAGAACGGTGTCAACGAGGTACGCTACGCGGTCTGGGGCACCGGAGATCCCAACAGTGTGCTGAGAGTTCTGGGTATCGTTGAAGCTGCGAGGCGCATCAACGAAATCTGGGCAAAAAATGGTATCAACGTGAAGGTCACGATCAGAGAGACCCGCTACGAACTCGACTTCACGCAGATGTATCAGGAGTTCTTGAGCAAGCAGCCGCTCGGAACCGCGGGAGACTTCCTAGTGAACTCGTACGTCTACATAGCGCCACTCGCTGAGGAAGGGTACCTGCTCGATCTGACGTCCTACCTTGAGAAACACAAAGAGCTTCTGAACAATTTCTTTGCATCGCACATCGAGGTGGCCAAGTACAAAGGAAGGATCTACGGTCTACCACAGGACACCGAAGCCAGGCCGTTCTACATCAGAAAAGACATCGCGGCGAAGGTTGGACTCGATCTGCAGGGCCTCGACGAGAAGGTCCTGAAAGGCGAGTTCACCTGGTTCGACGTCTACGAATGGGCGAAGAAAGCCGTTCAAACTGGAGCTTCCGAATGGGGCCTGATACATAGAAGGGGCAGTGCGCATCCAGATCTGATGCAGTTCATACTCGCATTCGGTAGCAAGCTCTACGATCCAGCCGATGGGAAACTCGTGTTCGACAAAGAAGCCATATACAAGTGGCTGACGATCGAATGGACGTTCGCACGCGAAAAATTGCTGCCTTCCGACATGATGGCCTGGGACTGGGCAAAACAGGTGCATCCCGCGATCGTTGATGGAAAGACGCTCTTCGACATCGGCGGCACCTGGTACTGGACCGAGTGGCAAACCAAGGACTATTACACGGATCCAAAGACTGGGCAGATGAGGGGCCTGAAGCCTGAAGAAGTCGAACAGTGGTTCTACTACACGCTGTTCCCAGCCGGAGAACCTGGAAAGAAACCCGTTACTTTGAGCCAACCGTTCATGTGGATGGTCAGCTCGAAGGCCGGAGCGCAGAACCCGAAATACAGCGCCCTGAAATCTGTCTACGATGAACTCGCGTTCCTGATCGTTGCGAAGGCTTCAGATCCAGACATAAACGCCATACACAGCATCATAAGCGCGCACCTACCGGTTGGAAAGCCTTCGGCCGAGCTTCTCGCCAGCAAAGAGTGGCTCGACAAGCTCTACAACCTCCAGATCGATCTGGATCCAGGTGTGAAAGAAAAAATTGCGGGCATCGTAAAAGCGACAGTCAATCCGATCAACGCCGCGTTCCTCTCGAAGGTGTCGTACATGCTCGAGTACACCAACTTCCCGCCCGTGCACCCGATGTACGCAAAGCTCTCCGCGATCTTCGCCGAAGTGGTTGACTACGTACTCAGGGGTCAGATGGATCCCGCCAAAGCGATCGATTACGCGATCGGAAAAATCAACGCCGATCTCGATCTCAAAGCTGGCGTGAAGATCATAAACGATATTCCAAAGGATTGGAGATTCGGCGGAAAATGA
- a CDS encoding sugar phosphate isomerase/epimerase family protein, with translation MVKGVGINIDTRRLSGSHEILRTELEKFQRFGFDYAEIPPAGLDVILDGKIVSKRLDPILQILKSCSLKFTVHGPDPVNLSSNREEDFSIVLATIDFASFVGAESVVYHCGWLGEDREKKDREIENLKKLCDKLEKMRVILVVENTRQTIEQTLEIVQAVNHPNVRLLIDVGHLFLRLRGNEKEFLRQISLGLPHAFELHVHDNFGKPEEDYEPMMASSLFAYLYGVGDLHLPIGYGRIPFEELFKLVREEFDGIVVLEINDMNRFEKDIPESLEKLRTLSTAGGVGHA, from the coding sequence TTGGTCAAAGGTGTGGGCATAAACATCGACACACGACGTTTATCAGGTTCCCACGAAATTCTCAGGACAGAACTTGAGAAATTCCAGCGTTTTGGGTTTGATTACGCAGAGATACCTCCTGCGGGTCTTGACGTGATCCTCGATGGCAAGATCGTTTCAAAGCGACTCGACCCCATCCTGCAGATCCTCAAAAGTTGCAGTCTGAAGTTCACAGTCCACGGTCCTGATCCGGTGAATCTCTCGTCAAACAGAGAAGAAGATTTTTCGATCGTGTTAGCCACCATAGATTTTGCCTCCTTCGTGGGTGCGGAAAGCGTGGTTTACCACTGTGGCTGGCTTGGTGAAGATCGAGAGAAAAAGGATAGAGAGATAGAAAATCTCAAAAAACTCTGTGATAAGCTTGAGAAGATGCGCGTGATTCTCGTTGTGGAAAACACCAGGCAAACGATCGAGCAGACGCTCGAAATCGTTCAGGCCGTAAATCATCCGAACGTGAGACTTTTGATTGACGTGGGACATTTGTTCTTGAGGCTGAGAGGGAATGAGAAAGAATTTCTAAGACAGATTTCCCTCGGTCTTCCTCACGCCTTCGAGCTTCACGTGCACGACAACTTCGGCAAGCCTGAGGAAGACTACGAGCCCATGATGGCATCATCATTGTTCGCTTACCTCTATGGAGTGGGGGACCTGCATTTGCCCATTGGTTATGGGAGAATACCTTTCGAAGAGCTTTTCAAGCTGGTCCGCGAGGAATTCGATGGCATCGTCGTGCTCGAAATAAACGATATGAACCGGTTCGAGAAGGATATTCCTGAGAGCCTGGAAAAGCTGAGAACCTTGTCGACCGCTGGAGGTGTTGGACATGCTTGA
- a CDS encoding transglutaminase-like domain-containing protein: MLEFLMCGLPENVRRAEEMGDWENAISLIDRWLRDTRVNEVQRRRLEYEKFRIRRLLAAHPYDEAEALEKAQEMIRDFDYDEFYRLIDEGCVDFILVNKRKRFFERFVQNIAFARPEYKSRILIDPEEEKNRQLIEERIKALAHGSAPKSYRVRIKLKATLDWPEDYFRVWLPFPKEGFQIEDVKLLYVSEENYFLADNDVPQRTIFFEGTSREYIVEFGYTVREWINRVDPSKVQECDVEDFLGEEPPHIVFTPYIRYLTLKIIGDEKNPYLKAKRIYDWITSRVRYCYVRPYATYENISQYVAENLKGDCGFQALLFITMCRIAGVPARWQSGWYVTPYFVSPHDWALFYVKPYGWLPADLSFGGARRHNEKLRSFYFGNLDGFRMVANDDFMKQFTPEPKFYRENPTDNQLGEAETHSKKIGLETHISVVQFEGWEV; encoded by the coding sequence ATGCTTGAGTTCCTCATGTGTGGTTTACCTGAGAACGTTCGACGTGCAGAGGAAATGGGCGATTGGGAAAACGCCATAAGCCTGATTGACAGATGGCTGAGGGACACACGCGTCAATGAGGTGCAGAGGCGACGTCTCGAATACGAAAAGTTCAGGATCAGGAGGTTGCTCGCAGCGCATCCGTACGATGAAGCGGAAGCTTTAGAAAAAGCACAAGAGATGATTCGGGATTTCGATTACGATGAATTTTACAGGCTCATAGACGAAGGTTGCGTCGATTTCATCCTCGTCAACAAGAGAAAGAGATTCTTCGAAAGATTCGTTCAGAACATTGCCTTCGCCCGGCCGGAATACAAGTCGAGGATATTGATCGATCCCGAAGAGGAAAAGAACAGACAGCTGATCGAGGAGAGGATAAAGGCGCTCGCCCACGGTTCAGCCCCGAAGAGTTACAGGGTACGAATAAAGTTGAAAGCAACGCTGGATTGGCCAGAAGATTATTTCAGAGTCTGGCTGCCCTTTCCAAAGGAAGGCTTTCAGATAGAAGATGTGAAGTTGCTGTACGTGAGCGAGGAGAACTACTTTCTGGCCGACAACGATGTTCCTCAGAGAACCATCTTCTTCGAAGGTACGAGTAGAGAGTACATCGTCGAGTTCGGATACACTGTTCGCGAATGGATCAACAGGGTCGATCCTTCAAAGGTTCAGGAGTGCGATGTGGAGGATTTTCTTGGAGAGGAACCTCCTCACATAGTCTTCACACCGTACATCAGATACCTGACTCTCAAGATCATCGGTGACGAAAAGAACCCTTATTTGAAGGCCAAGCGCATCTACGACTGGATCACGAGCAGGGTGAGATACTGCTACGTCAGGCCTTACGCGACTTATGAGAACATATCGCAGTACGTGGCTGAAAACCTCAAAGGTGATTGCGGCTTTCAAGCGCTGCTCTTCATAACGATGTGCAGGATCGCAGGTGTTCCTGCGAGGTGGCAGTCTGGCTGGTACGTCACACCGTACTTCGTATCGCCACACGATTGGGCGCTGTTCTACGTCAAACCGTACGGCTGGCTTCCTGCCGATCTTTCTTTCGGTGGGGCAAGGAGGCACAATGAGAAACTGCGCAGCTTCTATTTTGGAAACCTGGACGGCTTCAGGATGGTCGCGAATGATGATTTCATGAAACAATTCACTCCTGAACCAAAGTTCTACAGGGAAAATCCCACGGACAACCAACTCGGCGAGGCCGAAACACATAGCAAGAAGATTGGTCTGGAAACTCACATAAGCGTGGTACAGTTCGAAGGCTGGGAGGTCTGA
- a CDS encoding L-Ala-D/L-Glu epimerase, whose protein sequence is MGKIKDVRLTLKKYVYHKLFHITGSISSEASNVEVELFLDSGVVGKGEASPSFRVNGERVEMLLAMENFLKESLVGLDVRNYAKIFEITDKLLATPSLKAAVQFATLDALCEELSVSVAEFLGGVKEEIETDKTVGIDTLENRVKDAEKIFKEGFRTIKIKVGENLKEDIEAMLEIAKVAKGAKFIVDANMGYTPKQAIEFANVVYHGGVDIAVYEQPVVWHDVEGLRFVRFHSPFPVAADESAKRKYDVLKLIKEEAVDYINIKLMKSGLSDAMAIVELARASNLKLMIGCMAESSLGINQSVQFALGTGAFDFHDLDSHLLLNEPSFRGKFVQEGPKMKLTRR, encoded by the coding sequence GTGGGAAAGATAAAAGATGTTCGGCTCACATTGAAAAAATACGTTTATCACAAACTGTTCCACATCACAGGAAGCATATCTTCCGAGGCGAGCAACGTCGAAGTTGAACTGTTTCTGGACAGTGGTGTTGTGGGAAAAGGCGAGGCATCCCCATCCTTCAGGGTCAACGGTGAAAGGGTCGAAATGCTCCTGGCGATGGAAAACTTTTTGAAAGAGAGCTTGGTGGGCCTCGATGTGCGCAACTACGCGAAGATCTTCGAGATCACCGACAAACTTCTGGCAACTCCGAGTTTGAAAGCCGCCGTTCAATTTGCCACGCTCGATGCTCTCTGCGAAGAACTCAGTGTATCGGTGGCAGAGTTCCTCGGAGGGGTGAAGGAAGAGATCGAGACCGATAAGACTGTGGGTATAGACACCTTGGAAAACAGGGTGAAAGACGCCGAAAAGATTTTCAAGGAAGGTTTCAGAACGATCAAGATCAAGGTGGGTGAAAACCTCAAAGAAGACATCGAGGCGATGCTCGAGATCGCAAAGGTAGCTAAGGGGGCGAAGTTCATAGTCGATGCGAACATGGGTTACACACCGAAGCAGGCGATCGAGTTCGCGAACGTCGTGTACCACGGCGGTGTGGACATAGCCGTTTACGAACAGCCCGTGGTTTGGCATGACGTTGAGGGGCTCAGGTTCGTCAGGTTCCACTCTCCGTTCCCGGTGGCAGCGGACGAATCTGCGAAACGAAAGTACGATGTGCTGAAACTGATAAAGGAAGAAGCGGTGGATTACATCAACATAAAGCTCATGAAGAGTGGTCTGAGCGACGCCATGGCTATAGTGGAGCTTGCGAGAGCTTCCAATTTAAAGTTGATGATCGGTTGCATGGCTGAATCGAGTCTTGGGATCAACCAGAGCGTCCAGTTCGCGCTCGGTACGGGCGCGTTCGACTTTCACGATCTGGACAGCCATCTGTTGCTCAACGAACCTTCGTTCAGAGGAAAGTTCGTTCAGGAAGGTCCGAAGATGAAGCTGACACGGAGGTGA